The nucleotide sequence TCGTTGATCTGGGAGTACTCGCCCGCCGCGTCGAGGACCGGGGGCGGGGTGTCGTACGAGCGGCGCCAGAGCATGAACTGCTCCTCGCCGAACTCGGCCAGGGTCTGGGCCTTGTCCTTGCCCTGGAGGGCGCCGTAGTGGCGCTCGTTCAGGCGCCAGGAGCGGCGGACCGGGATCCAGTGGCGGTCGGCTGCCTCCAGGCCGAGCTGCGCCGTGCGGATGGCGCGCTTCAGGACGGAGGTGTGGAGTACGTCGGGGAGCAGGCCGGCGTCCTTGAGCAGCTCACCGCCGCGGACCGCCTCCTTCTCGCCCTTGTCGTTGAGATTGACGTCCACCCAGCCGGTGAACAGGTTCTTCTCGTTCCATTCGCTCTCGCCGTGGCGGAGGAGGATCAGTTTGTACGGTGCGTCGGCCATGGGCCAGAGCCTAATAGACCCCGTCGGCGCCCCCGCCGCGCCGGGTGTGCTTCCTGTGCGCCGCCGCCGGACGGGTGGCGGCGGCGGTGTCGGCGGCAGGGGGTGGGCAGCATGGGGCCGGGATCTGCTTTCTGTTGGTCTTGCCGGCCGACCGTTCCCGTCCTGCCTCCTGGAGGTTCCCTTGTCCGCTCCGCGTTCGCGCCGTGCCCTCGTCGGTCTTGCCGCCGGCCTCGGCGCCATGGTCGCCGTCGCCGGGTTCGTACTGCCGCGATCGGCCGCGCCCGCCGACCACGACGACGACACGACCGTCCTGTCGTGGGTGGCGGAGAAGCAGGCCGACACCGAGCCTCGGCATCCGGAGGTCGGCGACAGTTGGGTTACCTATCTTCGGTTGCGTGAGGGATCTGCCAAAGGCGGGAACCGCCCGGTCATGGGGGACGGCAGTGCCAAGTGCTCCGCCGTCGCCGTCACCGACCGCGGCATCATCACCCAGTGCCAGCGCGTCCTGCGCACCGACCGCGGCACCATCGCGCTGAGCGCGATGATCGACCGGTTCGGTGCCGGGCCCTACACCGGTCCCTCGGCCGTCGTCGGCGGCACGGGTGCGTACGCGGGCGCCGAGGGGCAGGCCACGATCACCCTCGACGGGCCGGTCGTCCGCTTCCGTATCGAGCTTGATGACTGACCTGACTGCGGCCGATGCGGTTACGGATCCGGCTGCCTACGCCGAGGCTGCCGCTTTCCTGCTCGGCGCCGACTGGCTCACGGACAGCGAGCGCACCGTCCGTACCGCCGCCGTCCGCGCCGAGCTGCGTGCCACCGGCTCGTACCGGCACACCCCCGAGGAGCTGGCGCACGGCGCGAAGGCGGCCTGGCGCAACCACGCGCGGTGCGTGGGGCGGCTGCACTGGAAGGCGCTGCGCGTCGTCGACCGGCGCGATGTCACCAGCGCCGAGGAGGTGTTCGACGCGTGCGTGGGCCATCTGCGTGCGGCGTCGGCCGACGGGCGGCTCCAGCCCGTCATCACCGTCTTCCCGCAGCGCGCGCCGGACGGCTCGGCGATCCGGATCTGGAACCCGCAGCTGATCCGGTACGCCGGCTACCGCGACGCGGACGGCTCGGTCACCGGCGACCCGCTCCACGTCGAACTGACCGACATGGCAAGGTCGTTGGGGTGGCAGGGGCGCGGCGGCCGGTTCGACGTGCTGCCGCTGATCGTCCAGATGCCGGGAGAGGAGCCGCGCTGGTTCGAGCTGCCGTCGGACGCCGTGCTCGAAGTGCCGCTGACGCACCCGGAGTTCGGCTGGTTCGCGGAGCTGGACCTGCGCTGGCACGCCGTCCCCGCGATCTCCGACATGCGGATGGAGATCGGCGGGATCGACTACCCCGCCTGCCCGTTCAACGGCTGGTACGTCGGCTACGAGATCGGCGCCCGCAACCTCGCCGACACCGACCGCTACGACCTGCTGCCACTCGTCGCCGCGCACATGGCCATCGACACCTCGTACGACTCGACCCTCTGGAAGGACCGGGCGCTGGTCGAGCTGAACCGCGCCG is from Streptomyces sp. NBC_00370 and encodes:
- a CDS encoding phosphoglyceromutase, which codes for MADAPYKLILLRHGESEWNEKNLFTGWVDVNLNDKGEKEAVRGGELLKDAGLLPDVLHTSVLKRAIRTAQLGLEAADRHWIPVRRSWRLNERHYGALQGKDKAQTLAEFGEEQFMLWRRSYDTPPPVLDAAGEYSQINDPRYATIPPEARPQTECLKDVVVRMMPYWYDNVVPDLQAGHTVLVVAHGNSLRALVKHLDNISDEDIAALNIPTGIPLVYDLDKDFHPVKQGGTYLDADAAAAAIEAVKNQGKKK
- a CDS encoding nitric oxide synthase oxygenase, translating into MTDLTAADAVTDPAAYAEAAAFLLGADWLTDSERTVRTAAVRAELRATGSYRHTPEELAHGAKAAWRNHARCVGRLHWKALRVVDRRDVTSAEEVFDACVGHLRAASADGRLQPVITVFPQRAPDGSAIRIWNPQLIRYAGYRDADGSVTGDPLHVELTDMARSLGWQGRGGRFDVLPLIVQMPGEEPRWFELPSDAVLEVPLTHPEFGWFAELDLRWHAVPAISDMRMEIGGIDYPACPFNGWYVGYEIGARNLADTDRYDLLPLVAAHMAIDTSYDSTLWKDRALVELNRAVLYSFQQAEVHLVDHHTVTRQFVTHEDRERRKGYPVSADKHWIVPPLSASTTPVFHRPYETIEARPNFFRQPAAWR